Proteins encoded by one window of Haliotis asinina isolate JCU_RB_2024 chromosome 6, JCU_Hal_asi_v2, whole genome shotgun sequence:
- the LOC137286198 gene encoding toll-like receptor Tollo — protein MPLPPLFLTLQGIMLLAGVGSSPSIPNPTPGEYSCPGRPCDCIWLKETGEVFLDCSWSSLPNKEYFATIPRKKTVYLTLTCASPGRSPLWNYMFSQLSELKQLTIKNCGFTDIPPYVFSGLTSLQELKIEGAELTNIHPRFLDSVVSLRALHIINSGLSHMPSICHLDYIHSLNISNNVVTSLDNTGILCGGDELESLEILDVSANMITTIPVMLGYSLPNLKRLTASDNFIRKIETDSLNRLSDLIWLDLTNNSLTEIASDVVKNCSELLVFGLSGNPLRGIPKGLVSGLSNIIQLNLDFVNVNDSVWEEIARLPALDTLSLAGNKLSRVDPDALAELPVISYLNVSHNRIDKLFRNTFKKQQRLFVLDLSHNNLTTIPRQAFRNLFSLKTLDISHNKLQSVGKEAFPGLLNLKQLDLSYNRLDGLPRGLLSDMQALLKLNLSHNSLSKLPNLEHADLLEYLDLSFNELTFLNSTTFRSLTYLRGLTLKANQLRTLPPYVFEDAVNLELLNVANNHLSNLTEDMFRGLSSLYYLNLDKNRLSGTTGAFRELQDLQHLHLRGNQLEEIYRGQFPDSLEILDLSQNRLNYISHSTFRTMLYLKEVRLTLNNLTSLPSIAVELPRDMKPVAKMYISSNPFQCDCELGWLKDLNEGKFTSYGASLPVFPDYRFTTCMSVYDRAPRIIPTVPRSHFLCEYAVKCAKNCPCCGFDACHCKYVCPNKCECVIGDSHYPVHRMHCQAQNLTTIPPHLPTGTTELMLDHNNIRTVQQHTFLGLAEVQVLHLNHSNIHHIQPRAFIGLKSLQILYLNDNYLTVISSDVFMGLTNLSRLHLENNRLAWIESGSLRLLSNLMYLNLQHNDFENISINEISPLLNHSRVALAFNPWSCQQDFICLFRKMLIGHGRSVLDAVHIRCMLEGGPLAPGESATVAFLEYSEQSLCEANSTFFINVSYDSVVKVGDTTQLTLVIAVSAAVAVVAVLVLLLIAKKDLLQVWCYSRFGWRLFSKDPTAGDTNRYYDAFVSCSDKDEHFIIHELTPKLENGDKKFKLCLHFRDFPVGASIAETIVRSVQSSKRTIIVLSDSFLDDEWCRFSFTTAHQQVLSEMKNRLIVIVMHDIDERRLDPQIKLYMKTRTYLEYKDPWFWEKLTYALPDVQDRYVDMKGAYAVQNVIRHPGDALPSVYNNGRISVISENVVNDLYEVPVSSVVYQSVGSAHHTDSSNYNGSYYNSSGHYEEVEPLPFRPRDAQVAPPLPKPRNQDFYGACYYERA, from the coding sequence ATGCCTCTACCACCGCTGTTCCTGACGCTGCAGGGTATCATGCTGCTGGCAGGGGTAGGATCATCCCCCTCGATTCCGAACCCCACCCCTGGAGAATACAGCTGCCCAGGGCGCCCTTGTGACTGTATCTGGCTGAAGGAGACTGGGGAGGTGTTCCTAGATTGTTCCTGGTCCTCCCTACCCAACAAGGAATACTTCGCAACCATCCCCAGGAAGAAGACAGTGTACTTGACGCTTACCTGTGCAAGCCCAGGGCGCAGTCCATTATGGAATTATATGTTCAGTCAGCTGAGTGAGCTCAAACAACTAACTATTAAAAACTGCGGCTTCACCGATATCCCTCCTTATGTGTTCTCAGGGTTAACCTCCCTTCAAGAGCTAAAGATAGAGGGAGCTGAACTCACCAACATCCATCCACGCTTCTTGGATTCCGTGGTCAGTCTCCGAGCTCTACACATCATCAACAGCGGCCTGAGTCACATGCCCTCCATCTGCCATCTCGACTACATTCACAGCCTCAACATTTCCAACAACGTTGTAACAAGTCTGGACAACACAGGGATCCTGTGTGGGGGTGATGAACTTGAGTCCCTGGAGATACTCGATGTAAGTGCGAATATGATCACAACCATACCAGTCATGTTGGGATACTCACTGCCCAATCTGAAGCGACTCACAGCATCAGACAACTTCATCAGAAAGATAGAGACCGACTCTTTGAACCGTCTGTCCGATCTCATCTGGCTTGATCTGACCAACAACTCTTTAACAGAGATCGCCTCAGATGTTGTCAAGAATTGTAGTGAACTCCTAGTGTTTGGCTTGTCAGGCAACCCACTGCGTGGGATTCCGAAAGGTCTCGTATCTGGTTTGTCGAATATCATTCAGCTCAACCTGGACTTCGTCAATGTGAATGACAGTGTGTGGGAAGAGATCGCACGCCTACCCGCTTTGGACACTCTCTCTCTGGCTGGGAACAAGCTGTCACGTGTTGACCCAGATGCCTTGGCGGAACTGCCAGTCATATCGTACCTGAACGTGTCGCACAACCGAATAGACAAGCTGTTCAGGAACACATTCAAGAAGCAACAAAGACTCTTTGTCTTGGACCTATCTCATAATAACCTAACCACTATTCCTCGCCAGGCATTCAGAAACCTTTTCAGTCTGAAGACTCTGGACATATCACATAACAAACTTCAGTCGGTTGGGAAAGAGGCGTTCCCGGGACTGTTAAATCTGAAACAGCTCGACCTGAGCTACAACCGTCTGGATGGACTTCCCCGGGGGCTGCTGTCAGATATGCAAGCCCTCCTGAAACTGAATCTATCCCACAACAGTCTTAGCAAGCTACCCAACCTAGAGCATGCGGACTTACTGGAATATCTAGATCTCAGTTTTAATGAACTTACCTTTCTCAACTCCACCACCTTCAGATCGCTCACCTACCTACGAGGGCTGACCCTCAAGGCAAATCAACTCCGCACTCTGCCTCCCTATGTCTTCGAGGACGCGGTGAACTTGGAACTACTCAACGTGGCCAATAATCATCTGAGCAACCTGACTGAAGACATGTTCCGGGGACTGTCCTCTTTGTATTATCTAAACCTGGACAAGAACAGACTGTCAGGGACGACGGGAGCGTTCCGGGAACTGCAGGATCTCCAGCATCTCCATCTCCGTGGAAACCAGCTGGAGGAGATCTACAGAGGTCAGTTCCCGGACTCGCTGGAAATCCTGGATCTCAGTCAGAACCGTTTGAACTATATTTCCCACTCCACGTTCAGGACGATGCTATATCTTAAGGAGGTAAGGCTGACTCTGAACAACCTCACATCCCTGCCCTCTATCGCAGTGGAGCTGCCAAGAGACATGAAACCTGTGGCTAAAATGTACATCAGCTCCAATCCATTCCAGTGTGACTGTGAACTAGGCTGGTTGAAGGACCTCAATGAGGGCAAGTTCACAAGCTATGGAGCGTCACTGCCCGTGTTCCCAGACTATCGCTTCACAACATGCATGAGCGTATACGACAGAGCCCCTAGGATAATACCAACAGTCCCTAGGTCTCATTTTTTGTGTGAATATGCAGTCAAGTGTGCCAAAAATTGTCCATGTTGTGGATTCGACGCGTGTCACTGTAAGTACGTGTGTCCAAACAAGTGTGAATGTGTCATTGGAGACTCACACTACCCCGTCCACCGCATGCACTGTCAAGCCCAGAACTTGACCACCATCCCACCACATCTCCCAACTGGAACCACGGAGCTTATGTTGGATCATAATAACATCCGCACCGTGCAACAACACACCTTCCTGGGCCTGGCGGAGGTTCAGGTTCTGCATCTCAaccacagcaacatccaccacaTCCAGCCAAGAGCCTTCATCGGACTCAAGTCTCTGCAGATTCTGTACCTGAACGATAATTATCTGACTGTCATTAGCTCCGATGTATTCATGGGCTTGACGAACCTGAGTCGTTTACATTTGGAGAACAACAGGTTAGCATGGATAGAGAGCGGCTCTCTCAGATTATTGTCTAATTTGATGTATCTGAACCTTCAGCACAATGACTTCGAGAATATCAGTATCAACGAAATCTCGCCTCTCTTAAATCATTCTAGAGTGGCATTAGCATTTAACCCGTGGTCATGTCAACAAGACTTTATATGTTTGTTCAGAAAGATGCTTATAGGTCATGGTCGATCTGTGTTGGACGCTGTGCACATCCGATGCATGCTGGAGGGGGGCCCGCTGGCCCCGGGAGAGAGTGCTACAGTGGCATTCCTGGAATACTCCGAGCAGTCACTGTGTGAAGCCAACAGCACTTTCTTCATCAACGTGTCCTATGACAGTGTCGTGAAAGTGGGAGACACAACGCAGTTGACACTAGTAATCGCAGTAAGTGCTGCTGTGGCTGTAGTGGCTGTTCTAGTGCTCCTGCTTATTGCTAAGAAGGACCTTCTCCAAGTGTGGTGTTACTCTAGGTTTGGATGGAGACTCTTTTCCAAGGACCCTACAGCAGGTGACACTAACAGGTACTATGACGCCTTTGTGTCTTGCAGTGATAAAGACGAACATTTCATCATCCATGAACTGACGCCGAAACTTGAAAATGGGGATAAAAAATTTaaactgtgtttacatttccGGGACTTCCCGGTAGGAGCTTCAATAGCTGAGACAATTGTCCGCAGTGTGCAAAGTAGTAAGAGGACTATCATTGTACTATCCGACAGCTTCCTGGACGACGAATGGTGCCGTTTTAGTTTCACTACGGCTCATCAGCAGGTGCTGTCTGAGATGAAGAACAGACTCATCGTCATCGTTATGCACGACATCGACGAACGGAGGCTCGACCCTCAGATAAAACTTTATATGAAAACTAGGACATATTTAGAATATAAAGATCCTTGGTTTTGGGAAAAATTAACGTATGCGTTGCCTGATGTGCAGGATCGATATGTTGATATGAAGGGTGCATACGCAGTCCAGAATGTGATCCGGCATCCTGGAGACGCTTTGCCCAGCGTCTACAACAACGGTCGCATCAGCGTCATTTCTGAGAACGTAGTGAACGATCTGTACGAGGTCCCTGTATCGTCAGTGGTGTACCAGTCCGTAGGCAGCGCCCACCACACAGACTCTTCTAACTATAACGGTTCCTACTATAACTCATCCGGGCACTACGAGGAAGTGGAGCCCCTCCCCTTCAGACCACGTGACGCACAGGTAGCGCCACCCTTGCCCAAACCAAGGAACCAAGATTTCTATGGAGCGTGTTACTACGAAAGGGCGTAG